The following are from one region of the Streptomyces rubrogriseus genome:
- a CDS encoding beta-ketoacyl-[acyl-carrier-protein] synthase family protein, whose amino-acid sequence MSPRHAAGPAPEERAAVVTGLGLTTALGGDVPTTWRALLDGVCGVERVDFGEPAGPAQVYLAAQVAVDPGTVLSSAKAAHCDRSAQFALVAAREAVRDAGFPDPSALAGDGSRVAVVVGVGLGGLTSVLEQNHRLRTQGAGRVSPRTIPVMLPNHPAAEVGLLVGAKAGVHAPVSACAAGAEALAQALGMIRDGRADIVVAGGTEAALHPLALAGFARLKALSRRHDDPKGASRPFDADRDGFVMGEGAGMLVVESAAHAAARGARVHGRLTGAGITNDSHHVAQPAPGGTGCAAAVDAALRDAGLVPEQIQHVNAHATATPLGDLGEAQALHSVFAKGVDDVTVSATKGAFGHTLGAAGAIEAVLTVLALRDRTAPPACSLERVDPEIGLNVVGRDPAALPSGPLAAVSTSMGFGGHNVALAFADAS is encoded by the coding sequence GTGAGTCCACGGCACGCGGCCGGCCCGGCCCCCGAGGAGCGGGCCGCCGTCGTCACGGGGCTGGGACTGACCACCGCGCTGGGCGGCGACGTCCCCACCACCTGGCGGGCCCTGCTGGACGGCGTGTGCGGCGTCGAACGCGTCGACTTCGGCGAGCCGGCCGGGCCCGCACAGGTGTACCTGGCGGCCCAGGTCGCGGTCGACCCCGGGACGGTCCTGTCGTCCGCCAAGGCGGCGCACTGCGACCGCTCGGCGCAGTTCGCCCTCGTGGCCGCCCGCGAGGCCGTTCGCGACGCGGGGTTCCCCGACCCGTCCGCGCTCGCCGGGGACGGCTCGCGGGTGGCCGTGGTCGTCGGGGTGGGGCTGGGCGGCCTCACCAGCGTCCTGGAGCAGAACCACCGCCTGCGGACGCAGGGCGCGGGGCGGGTGAGCCCGCGCACCATCCCGGTCATGCTGCCCAACCACCCGGCCGCCGAAGTGGGGCTCCTGGTGGGCGCGAAGGCCGGGGTGCACGCCCCCGTGAGTGCCTGCGCCGCCGGTGCCGAGGCCCTCGCCCAGGCCCTCGGCATGATCCGGGACGGGCGCGCGGACATCGTGGTCGCGGGCGGAACCGAGGCCGCGCTGCATCCGCTGGCCCTGGCCGGGTTCGCTCGCCTGAAGGCCCTCTCCCGGCGCCACGACGATCCGAAGGGGGCCTCCAGGCCCTTCGACGCCGACCGGGACGGCTTCGTGATGGGGGAGGGCGCCGGCATGCTCGTGGTCGAGAGCGCCGCGCACGCCGCCGCCCGCGGCGCCCGCGTCCACGGCCGGCTCACCGGGGCGGGCATCACCAACGACAGCCACCACGTGGCCCAGCCGGCGCCCGGCGGTACGGGCTGCGCGGCGGCCGTCGACGCCGCACTGCGCGACGCGGGGCTCGTGCCGGAGCAGATCCAGCACGTCAACGCCCACGCCACCGCCACACCGCTCGGCGACCTCGGCGAGGCGCAGGCGCTGCACAGTGTCTTCGCCAAGGGGGTGGACGACGTCACGGTCAGCGCCACCAAGGGGGCCTTCGGGCACACCCTCGGTGCCGCCGGAGCCATCGAGGCCGTCCTCACCGTCCTCGCCCTGCGGGACAGGACGGCACCGCCGGCCTGCAGCCTCGAACGGGTCGACCCCGAGATCGGCCTGAACGTCGTCGGCCGCGACCCGGCGGCACTGCCCTCCGGGCCCCTCGCGGCCGTCAGCACGAGCATGGGCTTCGGCGGGCACAACGTCGCGCTCGCCTTCGCCGACGCCTCATGA
- a CDS encoding acyl carrier protein: MPSTADERQLLDELCDLLAATVEDLTAEEIGPDSSLQDDLGVDSLARLELVAAIEDRWQIEVPQEQADRLTTVRQIAAHLAEAVAAPAGGTA, from the coding sequence ATGCCGTCCACCGCCGACGAACGACAGCTGCTCGACGAGCTGTGCGACCTGCTCGCCGCCACGGTCGAGGACCTGACCGCGGAGGAGATCGGTCCCGACTCCTCGCTCCAGGACGACCTGGGCGTCGACTCGCTGGCCCGGCTGGAACTGGTCGCCGCGATCGAGGACCGCTGGCAGATCGAGGTCCCCCAGGAGCAGGCGGACCGGCTCACGACGGTGCGGCAGATCGCCGCCCACCTCGCCGAGGCCGTCGCCGCCCCCGCGGGCGGCACCGCGTGA
- a CDS encoding MerR family transcriptional regulator: MFTSNDGLCGIGELAEGAGVTVKTVRFYSDRGLLPEASRSAGGHRRYGPEALDRLRLIRSLRALGLAVPEVRRILDERHAHGTAGGEGGALEAAVAGRLREVGSELRALRWREAALRLVQEAPPGEQADRLRLIGAVSVPPSTAPLVRFWRGWLPARMPARSAGAFLDVAVPQPPDEPAPAQVLAFARLNALTLAPCRPGTVQPQPEAHRAAGARGAALLYTGLAEAYELAGVQLRRGREPHPGEALDAFVASYTSAYGVRDTPGFRRRLAGQLAADPRLDGYWELVAEVTTAPGARPEPTPGSAHDWLLAALTAGTGVVPDQGTSPRQSKRRTSPGLGV; the protein is encoded by the coding sequence GTGTTCACCTCGAACGACGGTCTGTGCGGCATCGGCGAGCTGGCCGAGGGCGCGGGTGTCACGGTCAAGACCGTCCGTTTCTACTCGGACCGGGGGCTGCTGCCGGAGGCGTCCCGCAGCGCCGGCGGGCACCGGCGGTACGGTCCGGAGGCGCTCGACCGGCTGCGGCTGATCCGTTCGCTGCGTGCCCTCGGCCTGGCCGTTCCCGAGGTGCGCCGGATCCTCGACGAGCGGCACGCGCACGGCACGGCGGGCGGCGAGGGCGGGGCGCTGGAGGCCGCGGTGGCGGGCCGGCTGCGTGAGGTCGGCTCGGAGTTGAGGGCGTTGCGCTGGCGCGAGGCCGCGCTGCGGCTGGTGCAGGAGGCCCCGCCCGGCGAACAGGCCGACCGGCTGCGGTTGATCGGTGCCGTGTCCGTCCCGCCGAGCACGGCCCCGCTGGTGCGGTTCTGGCGGGGCTGGCTTCCGGCGAGGATGCCGGCCCGCTCGGCCGGCGCGTTCCTGGACGTGGCGGTCCCGCAGCCACCGGACGAGCCCGCCCCGGCCCAGGTCCTGGCCTTCGCCCGCCTCAACGCCCTCACCCTCGCCCCGTGCCGTCCGGGCACCGTCCAGCCGCAGCCCGAGGCGCACCGGGCCGCCGGGGCACGGGGGGCCGCCCTGCTGTACACGGGGCTCGCGGAGGCGTACGAGCTGGCCGGGGTGCAGCTGCGCCGCGGCCGGGAACCGCACCCGGGTGAGGCCCTGGACGCGTTCGTCGCCTCGTACACGAGCGCGTACGGGGTGCGGGACACCCCCGGCTTCCGCCGCCGGCTGGCCGGGCAGCTCGCGGCCGACCCCCGGCTGGACGGCTACTGGGAGCTGGTGGCCGAAGTGACCACCGCTCCGGGCGCGCGACCGGAACCGACGCCCGGGTCCGCGCACGACTGGCTGCTGGCGGCGCTGACCGCCGGCACGGGGGTGGTGCCGGATCAGGGCACGTCGCCCCGCCAGTCCAAGCGGCGGACGTCGCCCGGCCTCGGCGTGTAG
- a CDS encoding sulfite oxidase has protein sequence MSDHDKTPRNPSARTWTRLGLGALSGLLAGGAALAVAELAAAAVRPRSGPVVAVGGAAVDRTPTAVKDWAIRTFGTNDKLVLQLGILAVLTLFALALGAFAVRHRRAGAAGVLVFGVVGAAAALGRPDSAGVTDAFPSVLGAIAGAVLLYLLVGLLPAPRREAPGERGEGWDRRRFVIAATAVAAASAGAGVLGRALSGASGREAVASRENITLPPPDSGAPAVPRRARARVEGVSPFTTPNSDFYRVDTALVVPKVDATAWRLRIHGEGVTREKTLTFDDLLRRELIERDITLTCVSNEVGGPYVGNARWIGVRLADLLEECGVRPPSAGGPADQLVARSVDGMTIGSPVEDVMDGRDAMLAVGMNGEPLPFDHGFPVRMVVPGLYGYVSACKWIEDIELTTFDSYEAYWVKRGWAREAPIKTQSRIDTPKPFARPKAGTVMVAGVAWAQHRGIDKVEIRVDDGPWEEAVLAAEDSRDTWRQWSYAWRATKGGHTLTVRATDRTGEVQTDRRTRTVPDGASGRHSVVVTVD, from the coding sequence GTGAGCGACCACGACAAGACACCACGGAATCCGTCGGCGAGGACCTGGACCCGCCTCGGGCTGGGCGCACTGAGCGGTCTTCTGGCCGGCGGCGCCGCCCTCGCCGTCGCCGAGTTGGCGGCTGCGGCGGTACGTCCCCGGTCCGGCCCGGTCGTCGCGGTCGGCGGGGCCGCCGTCGACCGTACGCCGACCGCCGTGAAGGACTGGGCGATCCGCACCTTCGGCACCAACGACAAGCTGGTGCTCCAGCTCGGCATCCTCGCCGTGCTGACCCTGTTCGCCCTGGCCCTCGGCGCGTTCGCCGTCCGCCACCGGCGCGCCGGCGCCGCGGGAGTCCTCGTCTTCGGCGTCGTCGGCGCCGCGGCGGCCCTGGGCAGGCCCGACTCCGCCGGTGTCACGGACGCCTTCCCCTCCGTCCTCGGGGCGATAGCGGGAGCGGTGCTCCTGTACCTCCTCGTGGGCCTCCTGCCGGCACCACGCAGAGAGGCGCCGGGGGAGCGGGGCGAGGGCTGGGACCGGCGCCGCTTCGTGATCGCGGCGACCGCCGTCGCGGCGGCCTCGGCCGGGGCTGGCGTCCTGGGCCGGGCCCTGAGCGGCGCGAGCGGGCGGGAGGCGGTCGCCTCCCGCGAGAACATCACCCTCCCGCCGCCCGACTCGGGTGCTCCGGCGGTGCCCCGGCGCGCGCGGGCCAGGGTGGAGGGGGTCAGTCCTTTCACGACTCCCAACAGCGACTTCTACCGGGTCGACACCGCCCTGGTGGTCCCCAAGGTGGACGCCACGGCCTGGCGGCTGCGCATCCACGGCGAGGGGGTGACCCGGGAGAAGACGCTGACCTTCGACGACCTGCTGAGGCGGGAGCTGATCGAGCGGGACATCACCCTCACTTGCGTGTCCAACGAGGTCGGCGGCCCGTACGTCGGCAACGCCCGTTGGATCGGTGTCCGGCTCGCCGACCTGTTGGAGGAGTGCGGCGTCCGGCCGCCGTCGGCGGGCGGTCCGGCGGATCAGCTCGTGGCCCGCTCCGTGGACGGCATGACCATCGGCAGCCCCGTCGAGGACGTCATGGACGGCCGCGACGCGATGCTCGCCGTCGGCATGAACGGCGAACCCCTGCCCTTCGACCACGGCTTCCCCGTCCGCATGGTCGTGCCCGGCCTCTACGGCTACGTGTCGGCCTGCAAGTGGATCGAGGACATCGAACTGACCACGTTCGACTCCTACGAGGCCTACTGGGTCAAGCGCGGCTGGGCCCGCGAGGCGCCGATCAAGACCCAGTCCCGGATCGACACGCCGAAGCCGTTCGCCCGGCCGAAGGCGGGCACGGTGATGGTCGCCGGTGTGGCCTGGGCCCAGCACCGCGGCATCGACAAGGTCGAGATCCGCGTCGACGACGGCCCCTGGGAGGAGGCCGTCCTGGCCGCCGAGGACTCGCGCGACACCTGGCGACAGTGGTCGTACGCCTGGCGGGCCACCAAGGGCGGTCACACCCTCACCGTGCGGGCCACCGACCGGACCGGCGAGGTGCAGACGGACAGGCGCACCCGCACCGTGCCCGACGGCGCCAGTGGGCGGCACTCGGTGGTGGTGACGGTGGACTGA
- a CDS encoding response regulator transcription factor, with the protein MASVLVVEDDPVIRAALIEVLTGHGYAVKTAHQGFEALRDITQSPPDIVVLDLGLPDLDGLDVLRMIRGISRGPVLVATARDDETEIIRLLNAGADDYMVKPFSGGQLAARLAAVLRRSAPADLPAARPPVLRVADLRIDPTARTAHLGGQELALTRREFDLLAYLAANADQVISRQRILTEVWQQPYVEDQTVDVHLSALRRKMGEKARKPRYLHTVRGIGIKLVSAP; encoded by the coding sequence ATGGCCTCCGTACTTGTCGTCGAGGACGACCCTGTGATCCGGGCCGCGCTGATCGAGGTCCTCACCGGACACGGCTACGCGGTCAAGACCGCACACCAGGGTTTCGAGGCGCTGCGCGACATCACCCAGAGCCCGCCGGACATCGTCGTGCTCGACCTCGGGCTGCCCGACCTCGACGGACTCGACGTGCTCAGGATGATCCGGGGGATATCCCGCGGCCCGGTGCTGGTCGCCACCGCCCGCGACGACGAGACCGAGATCATCCGGCTGCTCAACGCGGGCGCCGACGACTACATGGTCAAGCCCTTCTCCGGCGGCCAGCTCGCGGCCCGGCTCGCCGCCGTGCTGCGCCGCTCCGCGCCCGCCGACCTCCCCGCCGCACGGCCGCCCGTCCTCCGGGTCGCCGACCTCCGCATCGACCCCACCGCGCGCACCGCCCACCTCGGCGGGCAGGAACTGGCCCTCACCCGGCGCGAGTTCGACCTGCTCGCCTACCTGGCCGCCAACGCCGACCAGGTCATCTCGAGGCAGCGCATCCTCACCGAGGTGTGGCAGCAGCCGTACGTCGAGGACCAGACGGTGGATGTCCACCTCTCCGCACTTCGCCGCAAAATGGGTGAGAAGGCGCGAAAGCCGCGCTACCTCCACACCGTGCGAGGGATCGGCATCAAGCTGGTCAGCGCGCCATGA
- a CDS encoding sensor histidine kinase gives MRRALAGIALAVTSMVALSFLIPLALLVREQARDRVTTAAEQRAAALSPVLALTTRRADVQQAVAELGSADQLVVRLPDGGFVGTPHASEEALDRAVRGRETLAVDTADGWAYLQPVVLRGDRVAVVEAYVPAADLTRGVTASWGVMALLAVGLVGGSVLVADRLGARVVRSSRGLKRASLALGSGDLGVRVEPDGPPELQEAGAAFNTMADRVVDLLAVERELVADLSHRLRTPLTALYLEADRMGTTPSARRVTEAAGQLERELDSIIAAARTPLAAAQLAGTGAGTAKPCDVAEVVAMRLDFWSVLAAQQDRPFERSLTPRPAPVAFPEDDLAAVVDALIGNVFRHTPQGTRFVVRVERRDRHVRLTVDDAGPGVADPEAALTRGVSVGGSTGLGLDIVARAARTADGELTITRAPLGGARVTVSFALADARAAGGR, from the coding sequence ATGAGACGCGCCCTCGCCGGGATCGCCCTGGCCGTCACCTCCATGGTGGCGCTGTCGTTCCTCATCCCGCTCGCCCTCCTCGTGCGCGAACAGGCCCGTGACCGGGTCACCACCGCCGCCGAACAGCGCGCCGCGGCCCTCTCGCCGGTCCTCGCCCTCACCACCCGCCGCGCCGACGTCCAGCAGGCCGTCGCGGAACTCGGCTCCGCCGACCAACTGGTCGTCCGGCTGCCCGACGGCGGCTTCGTCGGCACCCCGCACGCGTCCGAGGAGGCCCTCGACCGGGCCGTACGGGGGCGGGAGACGCTCGCGGTGGACACCGCGGACGGCTGGGCCTACCTGCAGCCCGTCGTCCTGCGGGGCGACCGGGTCGCGGTCGTCGAGGCCTACGTGCCCGCCGCCGACCTCACGCGGGGGGTCACGGCCTCCTGGGGTGTGATGGCACTGCTCGCCGTGGGCCTGGTGGGCGGCTCGGTGCTGGTCGCCGACCGGCTGGGCGCCCGGGTGGTGCGCTCCTCCCGGGGCCTCAAGCGCGCCTCGCTCGCCCTCGGCTCCGGCGATCTCGGGGTCCGGGTGGAACCGGACGGCCCGCCCGAGCTCCAGGAGGCCGGAGCGGCGTTCAACACCATGGCCGACCGGGTCGTCGACCTGCTCGCCGTCGAGCGCGAGCTGGTCGCCGACCTCTCGCACCGGCTGCGCACCCCGCTGACCGCCCTGTACCTGGAGGCCGACCGGATGGGCACGACACCGAGCGCCCGGCGGGTCACGGAAGCCGCCGGGCAGCTCGAACGCGAGCTGGACTCGATCATCGCGGCGGCGCGCACACCCCTGGCGGCGGCACAGCTCGCCGGGACCGGGGCGGGCACGGCGAAACCGTGCGACGTCGCCGAGGTGGTCGCCATGCGCCTGGACTTCTGGTCGGTCCTCGCCGCCCAGCAGGACCGGCCGTTCGAGCGCTCCCTCACTCCGCGTCCGGCCCCCGTGGCCTTCCCCGAGGACGACCTCGCCGCCGTCGTCGACGCCCTGATCGGCAACGTCTTCCGGCACACCCCGCAGGGCACCCGCTTCGTCGTGCGCGTGGAACGCCGGGACCGGCACGTGCGCCTCACGGTCGACGACGCCGGGCCGGGCGTCGCGGACCCCGAGGCGGCCCTCACCCGCGGCGTCAGCGTGGGCGGTTCCACGGGGCTCGGCCTGGACATCGTGGCCCGGGCGGCCCGTACGGCGGACGGCGAACTGACGATCACCCGCGCGCCGCTGGGCGGCGCGCGGGTGACGGTGTCGTTCGCGCTGGCGGACGCGCGGGCGGCCGGGGGGCGGTGA
- a CDS encoding ACP S-malonyltransferase: MTEDRPAPTGGTPRTVLMCPGQGAYLPGALRHLSGVPSVSRVLGTVDAHSTALGSARTPVGRLLTDSAAPDPDLLVRTDPLAFDLATYAAVVASAAVLLDLATPPVHAVLGHSVGDLAALTVAGVITIDQGVRLLHVRDRLLRDAALPAAGLLATDLTAELAADLLRAEGLPQVRIAARNAPGQTVLAGPDDQLAAVRSAALALGRRATPLTSRTAYHHPLLAEVQRAFRRLLRAQPVAPPALPVYTAAAPGPARTPAQLRTVAAAHLAEPLAFHRTLRALRLAGFTTYLDSGPRALLSTLARAGLPGCTTAAPSRTPAGLDRIRLRLTAALR; this comes from the coding sequence ATGACGGAGGACCGGCCGGCCCCCACCGGCGGCACACCGCGCACCGTGCTGATGTGCCCCGGCCAGGGGGCCTACCTCCCCGGCGCCCTGCGCCACCTGAGCGGCGTCCCGTCGGTCTCGCGGGTGCTGGGGACGGTCGACGCCCACAGCACCGCACTCGGCTCCGCCCGCACCCCCGTCGGCCGTCTCCTCACCGACAGCGCCGCGCCCGACCCCGACCTGCTCGTGCGTACCGACCCCCTCGCCTTCGACCTGGCCACGTACGCCGCCGTGGTCGCCTCCGCCGCCGTCCTGCTCGATCTCGCGACGCCGCCCGTCCACGCGGTGCTCGGCCACAGCGTGGGCGACCTCGCGGCGCTCACCGTGGCCGGGGTCATCACGATCGACCAGGGCGTGCGGCTGCTGCACGTCCGCGACCGGCTGCTGCGCGACGCCGCGCTGCCGGCGGCGGGCCTGCTGGCCACCGACCTGACCGCCGAGCTGGCGGCCGACCTGCTGCGCGCCGAGGGCCTGCCGCAGGTGCGGATCGCCGCCCGCAACGCCCCCGGCCAGACCGTCCTCGCCGGACCCGACGACCAGTTGGCCGCCGTCCGGAGCGCGGCCCTGGCGCTCGGCCGTCGCGCCACCCCGCTGACCAGCCGCACCGCCTACCACCACCCCCTGCTCGCCGAGGTGCAGCGGGCCTTCCGGCGCCTCCTGCGCGCCCAGCCCGTCGCCCCGCCCGCGCTCCCCGTGTACACGGCCGCCGCGCCGGGGCCCGCCCGCACCCCGGCCCAGCTGCGCACGGTGGCGGCCGCCCACCTCGCCGAGCCGCTGGCCTTCCACCGGACGCTGCGCGCGCTGCGCCTGGCCGGATTCACCACCTACCTCGACAGCGGCCCCCGGGCGCTGCTGAGCACCCTGGCCCGGGCCGGCCTGCCCGGCTGCACCACCGCCGCCCCCTCCCGCACACCGGCCGGCCTCGACCGCATCCGCCTGCGCCTGACTGCCGCCCTGCGGTGA
- a CDS encoding aminoglycoside phosphotransferase family protein, whose translation MLSDTPVTVDRGRYHDTVTPWEEPAWRAEAIGWIEARLAAHGLRPTGRWRVRLRPWSVLLRLCVGGDAAVWFKAGPPAGAFEGALTASLARWVPGHVLEPLAVDATRGWSLLPDGGPLLRDVLAREPVGPGDWEQLLRQYAAMQHALTSRASEIERLGVPAVPAGAAAGVLDRLDTAPLSARDRAALRELRPRLLDWCAELTALGVPDSLDHADLHDGQVFRPAPGRFTFFDWGDAVVAQPFSSLAVPARRAAEHYGPQVLPRLRDAYLEPWTGQGRTPAQLRRAVSLAWRLSALNRAAAYGRLFPGASGAATAAAGARCLLELLDEPPL comes from the coding sequence ATGCTCAGTGACACGCCGGTGACCGTGGACCGGGGGCGGTACCACGACACCGTCACCCCCTGGGAGGAACCGGCCTGGCGTGCCGAGGCCATCGGCTGGATCGAGGCCCGGCTGGCCGCCCACGGCCTGCGGCCGACGGGGCGGTGGCGGGTGCGGCTGCGGCCGTGGTCCGTCCTGCTGCGGCTGTGCGTCGGGGGAGACGCCGCCGTCTGGTTCAAGGCCGGCCCGCCGGCCGGCGCCTTCGAGGGGGCGCTGACCGCCTCGCTGGCCCGCTGGGTCCCCGGGCACGTACTGGAGCCGCTGGCGGTGGACGCCACCCGGGGCTGGTCGCTGCTGCCCGACGGGGGGCCGCTGTTGCGGGACGTGCTCGCCCGCGAACCGGTAGGACCCGGCGACTGGGAGCAACTCCTGCGCCAGTACGCGGCCATGCAGCACGCCCTCACCTCGCGCGCGAGTGAGATCGAACGCCTGGGCGTGCCCGCCGTGCCCGCCGGTGCGGCGGCCGGCGTCCTGGACCGGCTCGACACCGCGCCGCTGTCCGCCCGGGACCGGGCCGCGCTGCGGGAACTGCGCCCCCGCCTGCTGGACTGGTGCGCGGAACTCACGGCCCTGGGTGTTCCCGACTCCCTCGACCACGCGGATCTGCACGACGGCCAGGTGTTCCGCCCCGCGCCCGGCAGGTTCACCTTCTTCGACTGGGGCGACGCCGTCGTCGCCCAGCCCTTCTCCAGCCTCGCCGTCCCCGCCCGCCGCGCCGCCGAACACTACGGGCCGCAGGTGCTGCCGCGCCTGCGCGACGCCTACCTCGAACCCTGGACCGGCCAGGGCCGTACGCCCGCGCAGCTGCGGCGCGCGGTGAGCCTCGCCTGGCGGCTCAGCGCCCTCAACCGCGCCGCCGCCTACGGCAGGCTCTTCCCCGGCGCGTCCGGCGCCGCGACGGCCGCGGCGGGCGCCCGCTGCCTCCTCGAACTGCTGGACGAACCACCGTTGTAG
- a CDS encoding CAP domain-containing protein: MGSRRAARPSRSHARPRGGLRNRGTALALGAVTLTAGVGITLAVGDGDDGGASDRVTANAADQASNAEEAAGGAAPLASASASPSATAGGSPSPSAEPKRTPAKTASPATSAPKASPPASKAPVRATARSGVDRSGGSGSGSGSGSSGGAGSGSGSGSGSGSGSTGGAEAQVLALVNEERSAAGCSPVTANSRLTRAADDYSDVMASSGVMSHTGPDGSTMASRVEAAGYQWSALGENIAQGQADAASVMEAWMNSPGHRENILNCSFKELGVGVHFGDGGPWWTQDFGTGR, encoded by the coding sequence ATGGGTTCCCGCCGAGCCGCTCGCCCGTCCCGCTCCCACGCCCGCCCGCGCGGCGGACTCAGGAACCGCGGTACCGCGCTGGCACTCGGTGCCGTCACCTTGACCGCGGGCGTCGGCATCACCCTGGCCGTCGGCGACGGCGACGACGGCGGGGCCTCCGACCGGGTCACCGCGAACGCCGCCGACCAGGCGTCGAACGCCGAGGAAGCGGCAGGCGGTGCGGCACCGCTCGCCTCCGCGTCGGCGAGTCCGAGCGCCACGGCCGGCGGCTCGCCGAGCCCGAGTGCCGAGCCGAAGAGGACGCCGGCGAAGACGGCGAGCCCGGCGACCAGTGCCCCCAAGGCTTCCCCGCCGGCTTCCAAGGCTCCCGTCAGGGCCACCGCGAGGAGCGGCGTCGACCGGTCCGGTGGCAGCGGGTCAGGCAGCGGTTCGGGGTCGTCCGGCGGCGCGGGTTCCGGCTCGGGTTCGGGTTCCGGCTCGGGTTCCGGCTCGACGGGCGGTGCCGAGGCACAGGTCCTCGCCCTGGTCAACGAGGAGCGGTCCGCGGCGGGCTGCTCCCCGGTCACCGCGAACAGCAGGCTGACCCGGGCCGCCGACGACTACAGCGACGTCATGGCGAGCAGCGGTGTGATGTCCCACACCGGTCCCGACGGCTCCACGATGGCGAGCCGGGTCGAGGCCGCCGGTTACCAGTGGTCGGCGCTGGGCGAGAACATAGCCCAGGGCCAGGCGGACGCCGCCTCGGTGATGGAGGCCTGGATGAACAGCCCCGGCCACCGCGAGAACATACTCAACTGCTCCTTCAAGGAGCTGGGCGTCGGCGTCCACTTCGGCGACGGCGGCCCCTGGTGGACGCAGGACTTCGGTACCGGTCGCTGA
- a CDS encoding cellulase family glycosylhydrolase → MRPARRDTPRTLPARLLTGLAALIGLVVVGALCPGAALAQSPAARSAAAPSPGAQAAGLHISDGRLLEGNGNDFVMRGVNHAHTWYPGETQSLADVKALGANSVRVVLSDGHRWSENGPADVAAVIEQCKANRLICVLEVHDTTGYGEDAAAGTLDHAADYWIGLKDVLAGQEDYVIVNIGNEPWGNTDPAGWTEPTTAAVKKLRAAGLQHTIMVDAPNWGQDWQGVMRANARSVYDADPTGNLIFSIHMYSVFDTAQEITDYLNAFVDAELPILIGEFGGPADQYGDPDEDTMMATAEQLGLGYLAWSWSGNTDPVLDLALDFDPSRLSGWGERIFHGVNGIAQTSEEATVYGGGAPDDTEAPTAPGTPSATAVTDTSVTLGWAAATDDTAVTGYDVVLVGDGAGTTVASSTTTTATVTGLTAATTYTFAVHARDAAGNRSARSATVEVTTDEGGGTPDGTCSVGYRVVGEWPGGFQGEIAVRNTGSAAVGPWTLAFAFADGQSITNMWGGTATQNAGAVSVAPASYTATIPAGGTVTLGFTARKGDTNTAPAAFTLDGASCVTT, encoded by the coding sequence GTGCGCCCAGCGAGACGCGATACACCGAGAACCCTCCCGGCCCGCCTGCTGACCGGACTGGCCGCGCTGATCGGGCTGGTCGTCGTCGGCGCCCTCTGTCCGGGCGCGGCCCTGGCCCAGTCGCCCGCGGCGCGGTCCGCCGCGGCCCCGTCGCCCGGCGCGCAGGCGGCGGGACTGCACATCAGTGACGGGCGGCTGCTGGAGGGCAACGGCAACGACTTCGTCATGCGCGGGGTCAACCACGCCCACACCTGGTACCCCGGCGAGACGCAGTCGCTGGCGGACGTCAAGGCGCTGGGCGCGAACAGCGTCCGCGTCGTCCTCTCCGACGGGCACCGCTGGAGCGAGAACGGCCCGGCGGACGTCGCCGCCGTCATCGAGCAGTGCAAGGCCAACCGGCTCATCTGCGTACTGGAGGTGCACGACACCACCGGCTACGGCGAGGACGCCGCGGCCGGCACGCTCGACCACGCGGCCGACTACTGGATCGGCCTCAAGGACGTCCTGGCCGGCCAGGAGGACTACGTCATCGTCAACATCGGCAACGAGCCCTGGGGCAACACCGACCCGGCCGGCTGGACCGAGCCGACGACGGCGGCCGTCAAGAAGCTGCGCGCCGCCGGGCTCCAGCACACGATCATGGTGGACGCCCCCAACTGGGGCCAGGACTGGCAGGGCGTCATGCGGGCCAACGCGCGGTCCGTCTACGACGCCGACCCCACCGGCAACCTGATCTTCTCCATCCACATGTACAGCGTCTTCGACACCGCCCAGGAGATCACCGACTACCTGAACGCGTTCGTCGACGCGGAACTGCCCATCCTCATCGGCGAGTTCGGCGGCCCCGCCGACCAGTACGGCGACCCGGACGAGGACACCATGATGGCCACCGCCGAGCAGCTCGGCCTCGGCTACCTCGCCTGGTCGTGGAGCGGCAACACCGACCCGGTCCTCGACCTGGCGCTCGACTTCGACCCGAGCAGGCTCAGCGGCTGGGGCGAACGCATCTTCCACGGCGTCAACGGCATCGCACAGACCTCCGAGGAGGCCACCGTCTACGGCGGCGGCGCCCCGGACGACACCGAGGCCCCCACGGCACCCGGCACCCCGAGCGCCACCGCGGTCACCGACACCTCCGTAACGCTCGGCTGGGCCGCCGCCACCGACGACACCGCGGTCACCGGATACGACGTCGTCCTGGTCGGCGACGGCGCCGGGACCACGGTCGCCTCCTCGACCACCACCACCGCCACCGTGACCGGACTCACCGCCGCCACCACCTACACCTTCGCCGTCCACGCCCGCGACGCGGCGGGCAACCGGTCCGCCCGCTCGGCGACGGTGGAGGTCACCACCGACGAGGGCGGCGGCACCCCCGACGGCACCTGCTCCGTCGGCTACCGCGTCGTGGGCGAGTGGCCCGGCGGCTTCCAGGGCGAGATCGCCGTCCGCAACACCGGGAGCGCCGCCGTCGGCCCCTGGACGCTCGCGTTCGCCTTCGCGGACGGGCAGAGCATCACCAACATGTGGGGAGGCACCGCCACCCAGAACGCGGGCGCGGTCAGCGTCGCCCCGGCCTCCTACACCGCCACCATCCCGGCCGGCGGCACGGTCACCCTCGGCTTCACGGCGCGCAAGGGCGACACCAACACCGCCCCGGCCGCGTTCACTCTCGACGGGGCCTCCTGCGTCACCACCTGA